The following coding sequences are from one Panicum hallii strain FIL2 chromosome 5, PHallii_v3.1, whole genome shotgun sequence window:
- the LOC112892585 gene encoding uncharacterized protein LOC112892585, whose translation MASMKYDLPMLDYKTRFSLWQVKMRAVLRKRKKDEWTAEEKRKDHKALSLIQLHLSNDMQEVLQEKSAAELWLKLESICMSKDLTSKMHMKMKLFSHKLQEGGSVVNHISVFKEIVADLVSIEVQFDDEDLGLLLLCSLPSSYANFRDTILLSRDELTLLKVYEALQSREKMKGMVQFDGSSSKGEALHVRGRTEQKTYNDSNDRERA comes from the coding sequence ATGGCATCAATGAAGTATGATCTACCGATGTTGGACTACAAGACGAGGTTCTCCCTGTGGCAAGTGAAGATGCGGGCAGTTctcaggaagaggaagaaggatGAGTGGACCGCTGAGGAAAAGCGGAAGGATCATAAGGCTCTCTCACTTATTCAACTTCATCTATCTAATGATATGCAAGAAGTGCTGCAGGAAAAAAGTGCTGCAGAACTTTGGCTCAAACTGGAATCGATTTGCATGTCCAAAGATCTAACTAGTAAGATGCACATGAAGATGAAGTTATTCTCACACAAGTTGCAGGAGGGTGGTTCGGTGGTTAACCACATATCGGTCTTCAAAGAGATCGTTGCCGACCTAGTGTCGATAGAGGTGCAGTTTGATGATGAGGATTTAGGTCTTCTCTTATTATGTTCACTGCCTAGTTCATATGCAAATTTCCGTGACACCATACTTTTAAGCCGTGATGAACTAACCCTCTTGAAAGTTTATGAGGCACTCCAGTCCAGGGAGAAGATGAAAGGCATGGTACAGTTTGACGGGTCGTCTTCCAAGGGCGAAGCGTTGCATGTCAGAGGCAGAACTGAGCAGAAGACCTA